The following DNA comes from Brassica oleracea var. oleracea cultivar TO1000 chromosome C5, BOL, whole genome shotgun sequence.
GCAAGTTGCAACAATGACTGTCAACATGACCTAATACTGATTTGCTGATGTCAGGTTGATGATTATGGACGATCTTGCTTTACAAAGCTGGTGAAAAGGAGAAACTGGTAATAACTATTTTCATAGAGATGCTAGCATACTTTCCTTGCGGATTTTTTTTATCTTAACTGTTTGGTTTGCAGTTAAAGCTATCTACTAAATTGAACGCCAATAACATGACTGTTTTCATCAGTGAAGAGTTGAACTCTAAGGATGGGTCTGCTAAATATGAGCTGAAGTCAACTTTCAAGAAAGGTAGACATAAGAAACAGAAACATTGTCTTATTACATGGGATTGCATAAATGGAAAACAAGCCAAACAACAACATGATAGCAAATCATATTGCAACATAAATAACGGTGTAAGACCATCTCCATCCCTACTCCATAGTTTTCTCTAAAAATGGAGTGGAAAATTGAGTATGACCAACAAAATAAAAGTTTACTCCATAAATGGAGTAATTTTTTATTTTTTGTTCATACTCAATTTTTGGAGTAAATTATGGAGTAGAGATGGAGATGCCCTAAGACAGGTACAAGAGAGGACGATTCGTTGGATAGTTTCAAATGATTGGTCACTCGGTGATGGGAACGACATGGACCCCAATCTGATTAATCAGGGCACTGGATTTTCCGTGGAATCCGACGATCTTGTAACCTTCCTTCTGGACGGCAAAGCTGGAAGCAGATTCGAGTCCGAATGGTGGAGAGGTGCGTTTGTTAGTCTTGAACCTAAGCATTGTTATAACTCCACTTCCAGCTCCAACTACGTTATCGTAACAACCTTCTATAGATGTAACGTATTCACTCGGATAATCCACCTCAAACTGTATAGTAAAAGAACATTGTTGGGCTATTTTTAAGTTTAAAATAAAAAGAATGCAAATGCATATATGAGAGAAAGTGAATCACCTCCTGGTAACCAAGCAACGTTTTTTTTCCATGTTCTTTGACCACAATCATCTCACTAGTTTCATTCTCGTACTCAAACTTGAGAGAGGCAATACCAACATCTCCTTGTCCTACGTATAAAAAATTATTATCAAACATCTATATTATAAAATAATATATTCTACTATGTGTAAATTACAAAACATAAAAAATATACATGAGATTTTTTATAAAATCAGCGGTTTATGAGTTTAGTTGAACACAAATTAAATCAAACATCCGCGCGGGGGCGCGTATCAAGTTCTAGTGATATATTATAGTTTCTATTGTAAAATCTTTTGAAGAACAAGTAAAGAAATTATTTCAAAACATTAGATGTAATATTTACAATCAATAAAAAGATTTGTAAAGTACAATGGCGACTGTAAAAGCGATTTTAGAACGGCTAGGGTTCCTGAATTTTCTCGCCACGATCTTCGTGGTTGAATGTGATTTTGATGACAGATTGGGGCGTCCTTGTCGGAAACTACCCATGATGTGTTTCCTCCCCCACGAAGGAAACCATTTTCTTTCGTGATGAAGTAACTACACAACCGTTAGGAAGAATTTGTGTGTATAAAATCCTAATTTTAGGGAAAGTTTCTACCACAATTTCCTTCAATTCGTTAGCAAATCTCTTGATTTACTTCTGGAAATTTATCATCTTTCTGAGAACAATGTCCGAGGGTTTACGAAGATCAATTCAAGATATCAATTTGGGGTGGTCTGACAAGCGGAGGAGGAGAATCACTTCATCATCATTGGAAGACCAGTCATGCCAAGACATCAGATCCTACGAGAAATTGTAGCATCTATGCCTCGAACCTAGGGTTTGGAGGGTGTTGTTTGTGGTCGTATCATTGAAAGGAGATGGTTCCAATTCGTGTTTCCGTATGAGGAGGCTATGGAGACGGTTATTCGGAGAGGTCCATGGGCATACGCTGAACGAATGCTTGTCTTTCAGAGGTGGATGCCGTTGATGGATTTGGAGTTGCTTAACTTCATTCCGTTTTGGATACAAATCCGAGGCATTCCTTACCAATTCATGAATCGTGAAGTGATCGTCATATCGCAAGAGTTATAGGTCAGTACATTTAGATGGAGTACAATGAAGAACTTGGTGGAACATTGGAGTTTGTTCGTGTAAGGTTGAATTGGAATGTGGCTCATCCTCTGAAGTTTCAGATAAACTTTCAATTCACCCCTGGTGTGAACACGCTTCTCAACTTCCAATATGAGTGTATACGTGGTTTTTGAGAAGCTTTTGGGTTGCTCACTCATGACACTGGAGCTTGCGTTATCAACAATAGAGGGCCTGGACCAGATGATGGCAATGATGATACTGGGGACGATAATGATGAGGAGGAGATGGTTCCTAATCAAGGGGTCATAATAGAGGAAGTACATGAGGATGAGGCAAGAGCAGAAGAAGTAGAACAAGAGGGAGATCATGTGCAAGCAGAGTATGAGTGCAATGTTGTGGCTTTGGAGACAGAGAATGATGATAAAGAGTTATGGAGTGGAGCATACAGAGAGATGATGTTCTCAGAGGATTACAACCATGTGGAGATGTTCAATGAGGTTCGCAATGGTGGCAATATGAGTCATAAGAGGAAAGCATGGATGCAAGATGCTAATGCAATGCGTCAAAGTTTACTAATCTGGAGACTTGGAAACTAGTAGGAGTAATAAAGTGAAGCGAAAGAGAGGATCTGGCGAGGAAGAGGTTGCAGAGGGACAGGAAGCAGATCACGCAGAGCAGAGAGGCGCGGTGGGCCCAGAACCACCACTGCCACCATGAGGACACTCAGTTGGAACTGTCGAGGTCTAGGCAGTGAATCGACAGTTCGATAGCTTAAGGAGATAGATAGGAAATATTTCCCGGACATCATATGCCTATAAGAATTTAAGCAACAAGATGATTACGTTAGGATGTTGGTGCTCAGCTTGGCAATGTGTATTCTGTTTTAGTTTCCCCAGTTGGAATAGGTGGTGGTTTGGTTATCTTTTTTAAGCATCATGTTCAGCTTTCTGTTATTAGCTCTGCAAATCTCATTGATTGTAAAGTTTCCTGCAGTGAACTTGTCGTTTGTCTATGGTCATCCTAATCAAGTGTAAAGACATCATACTTGAAAAAAAACTGATGAGACTTGGTATAAACAGAAGGAGTGAACTTTGGTTTGCACTTGGTGATTTCAATGAGATAATCAGTAATCAAGAAAAGATAGGGGTATAATACATCCTGGAGCTTCATTTCATGAATTCAGAACGATGATGCGAGTGTGTGAATTCACTGATCTTCAGTCTGTGGGATATCGTTTCTCGTGGGCTGGTCAAAGAGGAAATCATCTTGTTAGATGTTATCTGGATCATACGATGGCGAATGGTAGTTGGTTTGATCTTTACCCAGTCTCTCATATGGAGTATCTTGAGATAGGTGAATCAGATCATCGTCCAAGGGTTACATTTATGTCGGCAAAAAGAGAAATACCTAGAAGATTTTTCAGATATGATAACCGTATGTTTAATAAAGATGGCTTTCAGGATTCAGTGCGTATAGGATTGAGTGGTATGGGCCAAGCACAACTAGTTCGGTACTAGTTCGTGTACCACTAGCACAAATGATCAGTCGATGCAGACAACTTATCTACAAATGGAAAAAACTTAACAGAAACAACACCGAGGAAAGGATTGGGATTTTAAGGAGTAAGTTGGATAAAGCTTTCATTTCTAGTGCCTTTTCTACAGAGGAAAAGAATGTTATTAAAGATGATCTTCACCAAGCATACTCAGAGGAGGAGATTTATTGGAAGAAGAAGAGCATAATTATGTAGCTACGGGCATGGGATAGAAATAAACGTTAATTTCATGCAGTTACCAAAGCCAGACGAGTTAGGAACACAATTAGTTTCATCCAAAATGATCAAGGAGTCATATGTAAAGGTCATAAAGAAATTTCAGATGTTGCTACAACATACTTTCAGAGTTTATATGCTTCTGAAGAAACTAATTTGGATCTATATGAAGAGGTTTTCTCGGGTTTTACACAGCGGGTCGCTCAGGATATGAATGATGACTTAGTAAGACCGAGTCACTGAAGAAGAAATTCAAGATGCTCTGTTTGATATGGGACCCCATCGTGCTTCTTGTCCTGATGAATTCTCAGCGGTCTTCTATCAGAAGTTTTGGGTAGAATGCAAAGCTGATATAACGGAAGAAAAAGAGAAATTTTTCAACTTAGGTGAATTGGATCAACAACATAATCATACAAACCTCTGTCTCATACCAAAAATCTATCCTCCAACGGGTATGAAGGATTTTTGTCCCATTGCTTTATGCAATGTTTCATATAAGATTATTTCAAAAATCTCAGTTAACCGGTTGAAGATCCATCTACCTAACATTGTCGCGGAGAATCATAATGCTTTCATACGAGGCAGATTGATTTCAGACAGTATAGTGGTGGCTCACAAAATATTTCACAGTTTTAAGGCTCGAAAGAGGCAAGCTAACTCTTACATGGCGGTTAAAACATATATTACAAAAGCCTACGACCGGCTTGAATGGAAATTTCTACAAGAAACGATGCAGTATATGGGATTTTGAGAGAAATGGATATGGTGGATCATGTCATGTATCTCTACAGTCACATATTCAGTGTTAATAAGTGGAGCTCTAGAAGGTTTTATTACACCAAATAGAGGATTAAGACAAGGAGATCATCTATCTCCTTATATTTTTATTCTCTGTGCTGAAGTTCTGTCTCATCTGTCTACTACAGCAATGAATGACCGTTTCCTCCTTGGAGTTAAAATAGCAATTCAGGCACCTGCAGTTAACCATTTGCTTTCACAGATGTTTCTCTGTTTTTCTCTCTAGCCAATCTAAAAGTGGCCAAGAAGTTAAAGGATATTTTTTAAAACATGAATCAGTCTCCGGTCAGACAATCAACCTCTGTAAGTCTACAATTACTTTTGGGAGCAAGGTTCGCGCTGAAGTTAAAACAATAATGAGAAA
Coding sequences within:
- the LOC106344887 gene encoding jacalin-related lectin 11-like, yielding MFDNNFLYVGQGDVGIASLKFEYENETSEMIVVKEHGKKTLLGYQEFEVDYPSEYVTSIEGCYDNVVGAGSGVITMLRFKTNKRTSPPFGLESASSFAVQKEGYKIVGFHGKSSALINQIGVHVVPITE